A genome region from Akkermansiaceae bacterium includes the following:
- a CDS encoding sugar phosphate isomerase/epimerase, producing MSRPVTLFTGQWADLPLEKLAPLAAEMGYDGLELACWGDHFDVDQAISKKSYVKEKWELLSDNGLTSYAISSHLVGQAICDNIDERHKAILPPDVWGNGDPEGVRKRAAKQMTKTGKAARLFFNAKPGRKNKDEFPAVVNGFTGSSIWHGLYAFPPTSQEFYDKGFEDFAKRFTPILDAFEKENVNFALEVHPTEIAFDIATAQRALKAVKNHKRFGFNYDPSHLGYQGVDYIKFIRELGSRIYHVHMKDAWWGHGDGSVGVFGGSTDFGDSRRFWDFRSLGHGDIEFEDIIVALNDIKYAGPLSVEWEDIRMDRVHGATEAAAFVRNVDFPGSNVAFDAAFDKKNQ from the coding sequence ATGTCACGACCAGTCACACTTTTCACCGGCCAATGGGCCGACCTGCCGCTTGAGAAACTCGCGCCGCTCGCCGCGGAAATGGGCTACGACGGCCTGGAACTCGCCTGCTGGGGCGATCACTTCGACGTTGATCAGGCGATTTCCAAAAAATCCTACGTGAAGGAGAAGTGGGAGCTTCTTTCCGACAACGGCCTCACTTCCTACGCAATCTCCAGCCACCTCGTCGGCCAAGCGATCTGCGACAACATCGATGAGCGCCACAAGGCGATCCTGCCGCCGGATGTGTGGGGCAACGGCGATCCGGAAGGTGTCCGCAAGCGCGCCGCCAAGCAGATGACCAAGACCGGCAAGGCCGCCCGCCTTTTCTTCAACGCGAAGCCCGGCCGCAAGAACAAGGACGAGTTTCCGGCGGTCGTGAACGGCTTCACCGGCTCCTCGATCTGGCACGGCCTCTACGCATTCCCGCCCACCAGCCAGGAATTCTACGACAAGGGATTTGAGGATTTCGCGAAACGCTTCACCCCCATCCTCGACGCCTTCGAGAAAGAGAACGTGAACTTCGCCCTCGAGGTGCACCCGACGGAAATCGCCTTCGACATCGCCACCGCGCAGCGCGCGCTCAAGGCGGTGAAAAACCACAAGCGCTTCGGCTTCAACTACGATCCCTCCCACCTCGGCTACCAGGGCGTGGACTACATCAAGTTCATCCGCGAGCTCGGCTCCCGCATCTACCACGTCCACATGAAGGACGCATGGTGGGGGCACGGCGACGGCTCGGTCGGCGTGTTCGGCGGCAGCACCGATTTCGGCGATTCCCGCCGCTTCTGGGATTTCCGCTCCCTGGGACATGGCGACATCGAGTTCGAGGACATCATCGTCGCCCTAAACGATATCAAATACGCCGGGCCGCTCTCGGTTGAGTGGGAGGACATCCGCATGGATCGCGTGCACGGTGCCACGGAGGCCGCCGCTTTTGTCCGCAACGTCGATTTCCCCGGCTCAAACGTCGCCTTTGACGCGGCTTTCGATAAGAAAAACCAATAA
- a CDS encoding aminotransferase class IV, which translates to MDRGLCHGLSLFETLLAVGGKPRLLREHLARLRSGLERLGVNSIALDDAGLGKAMALLLERNGLEKGMARIRLTLSFGPGPLDRTDHGTAWAWMTAAPVDGEVQDIRMTLAPWRRDRESVLRGIKTGNYAEHLIALDMARLEGFGEMLFYNTADELCEAAMANVFLIRKGEISTPSLDSGCLAGVTRALLIRLAAEHGIACKERILRKADLEKAEAMFLTSSVKGPVRVSALQGKTFPEHPLFDAVRSLWAEAMA; encoded by the coding sequence TTGGATCGCGGCCTCTGCCACGGCCTCAGCCTTTTCGAGACACTGCTTGCGGTGGGGGGGAAGCCGCGCCTTCTGCGCGAGCACCTCGCCCGCCTCCGCAGCGGTCTTGAGCGTCTCGGAGTGAACAGCATCGCGCTGGATGATGCCGGTCTAGGCAAGGCGATGGCTTTGCTCCTTGAGCGCAACGGCCTCGAAAAAGGCATGGCGCGGATCAGGCTTACCCTCAGCTTCGGCCCGGGGCCGCTCGACCGCACGGATCATGGCACCGCATGGGCATGGATGACAGCAGCACCGGTGGATGGAGAGGTGCAGGACATCCGCATGACCCTTGCTCCGTGGCGTCGCGACAGGGAAAGCGTGTTGCGCGGCATCAAGACCGGGAACTACGCCGAACACCTCATCGCCCTCGATATGGCGCGGCTCGAAGGCTTCGGCGAAATGCTGTTCTACAACACCGCCGACGAGCTGTGCGAGGCCGCCATGGCCAACGTGTTCCTCATCCGAAAGGGTGAAATCTCGACCCCAAGCCTCGACAGCGGATGCCTCGCCGGGGTAACCCGCGCCCTCCTGATCCGCCTTGCGGCCGAGCACGGCATCGCCTGCAAGGAGCGCATCCTCCGCAAGGCGGATCTGGAAAAGGCGGAAGCCATGTTCCTCACCTCCTCCGTGAAAGGGCCGGTGCGCGTCTCCGCCCTGCAAGGAAAAACATTCCCCGAACACCCTCTCTTCGATGCCGTCCGCTCGCTCTGGGCCGAGGCAATGGCTTAG
- a CDS encoding Gfo/Idh/MocA family oxidoreductase codes for MSVKVGVIGAGWMVKYHAEGFRKAGAEMVAVADPAPGAAEKAAKEWGIPKTFDSVDKMLAEASELDAVSIIVPNKFHAPLAIQCLKADKHVFCEKPPGLNAGEVAEMIRVAEDSGKTLMFNFNNRARPESQAMKGYVDDGTVGTINSAQAKWIRRTGIPGFGGWFTTKAMAGGGATIDLLHMIDLALYLMGYPEPAHVLANTFNDHIKDPGFKGPWGIPDREGGTTDVENAVHGFVNFKSGQVLSLQVSWAEMVKREEVSVVFQGTKAGGKVERLFGRDGLDETAIDTCELYVQENGNSVNRTIITEACEDMGRINSAANFIDVINGAAKPFNTPDQAHKLMLVIDALYESARTGAPVAI; via the coding sequence ATGTCAGTCAAAGTTGGAGTGATCGGTGCCGGTTGGATGGTGAAATACCATGCCGAAGGGTTCAGGAAAGCCGGTGCGGAAATGGTTGCCGTCGCGGATCCCGCGCCGGGCGCTGCGGAAAAGGCGGCGAAGGAATGGGGGATCCCCAAGACCTTCGATTCCGTGGATAAGATGCTGGCCGAGGCATCCGAGCTGGATGCCGTCAGCATCATCGTGCCGAACAAGTTCCACGCCCCGCTGGCCATCCAGTGCCTCAAGGCGGACAAGCACGTTTTCTGCGAAAAGCCCCCCGGCCTGAATGCCGGTGAGGTCGCGGAGATGATCCGGGTGGCGGAGGATTCGGGGAAAACCCTGATGTTCAACTTCAACAACCGCGCCCGTCCCGAGTCCCAGGCGATGAAGGGATACGTCGATGACGGCACGGTGGGAACGATCAACTCCGCGCAGGCAAAATGGATACGCCGCACCGGCATCCCAGGCTTCGGCGGTTGGTTCACCACCAAGGCCATGGCAGGCGGCGGCGCGACGATCGACCTCCTGCACATGATCGACCTTGCACTTTACCTCATGGGCTACCCGGAGCCGGCCCACGTGCTCGCAAACACCTTTAACGACCACATCAAGGATCCCGGTTTCAAGGGGCCGTGGGGCATCCCGGATCGCGAAGGTGGCACCACGGATGTCGAGAACGCAGTCCACGGCTTCGTGAATTTCAAGAGCGGCCAGGTGCTAAGCCTGCAGGTTTCCTGGGCGGAAATGGTCAAGCGCGAGGAGGTTTCCGTCGTTTTCCAAGGCACCAAGGCCGGTGGAAAAGTCGAGCGCCTCTTCGGCCGCGACGGCCTCGACGAGACCGCCATCGACACCTGCGAGCTCTACGTCCAGGAAAACGGCAACAGCGTCAACCGTACGATCATCACCGAAGCCTGCGAGGACATGGGCCGGATCAACTCCGCGGCCAACTTCATCGATGTGATCAACGGCGCCGCCAAGCCCTTCAACACCCCGGACCAGGCGCACAAGCTGATGCTCGTCATCGATGCGCTCTACGAATCCGCGCGAACGGGTGCACCGGTCGCGATCTAA
- a CDS encoding ketoacyl-ACP synthase III codes for MSEAATNYQVCIAGTGSYLPETVMTNDELAKRVDTSDEWIFSRTGIRERRIAADGEHTSHMASAAARNALEQAGLDAADVQLIIVATITPDTLTPATACYVQQQIGASRAVAFDISAACSGFLYAMKISKRLIADGAFENALIIGAEKLSAFVNWEDRTTCVLFGDGAGAAVLRRAQPEEGSILATEMGTDGSLTHLLNIPGGGSACPITADNVGTHLATLAMQGKEVFKHAVNRMKEAAETVISRAKLQPEDIACVIPHQANLRIIDAIADRLSVPEGRVFVNLDKYGNTSAAAVAIALDEANRSGAFKRGDNIVLVVFGAGLTWAAAAVRW; via the coding sequence ATGAGCGAGGCGGCGACGAATTACCAGGTATGCATTGCGGGGACGGGAAGTTACCTGCCGGAAACGGTGATGACCAACGACGAACTCGCCAAGCGGGTGGATACCAGCGACGAGTGGATTTTTTCCCGCACCGGCATCCGCGAGCGCAGGATAGCGGCCGATGGCGAGCACACCTCCCACATGGCCAGCGCCGCCGCCCGCAACGCCCTTGAGCAGGCGGGGCTCGATGCCGCGGATGTCCAGCTCATCATCGTCGCCACGATCACTCCCGATACCCTCACGCCCGCCACCGCCTGCTACGTCCAGCAGCAGATCGGCGCAAGCAGGGCTGTCGCCTTCGATATCTCCGCCGCCTGTTCCGGCTTCCTCTATGCGATGAAAATCTCCAAGCGCCTGATCGCCGACGGAGCCTTTGAGAACGCGCTCATCATCGGCGCGGAAAAACTCTCCGCCTTCGTGAACTGGGAGGACAGGACGACCTGCGTGCTCTTCGGCGATGGTGCCGGTGCCGCCGTCCTGCGCCGCGCACAACCGGAAGAGGGTTCCATCCTTGCCACGGAAATGGGCACCGACGGGAGCCTCACCCACCTTCTCAACATCCCAGGCGGCGGCTCAGCCTGCCCGATCACGGCTGACAACGTAGGCACCCACCTCGCCACCCTCGCCATGCAGGGAAAAGAGGTGTTCAAGCACGCGGTCAACCGCATGAAAGAGGCGGCGGAAACCGTGATCAGCCGAGCCAAGCTCCAGCCCGAGGACATCGCCTGCGTGATCCCGCACCAGGCGAACCTGCGGATCATCGATGCGATCGCAGACCGCCTCTCCGTCCCGGAAGGCCGCGTTTTCGTGAACCTCGACAAATACGGCAACACCTCAGCCGCCGCCGTCGCCATCGCCCTGGACGAGGCCAATCGCTCCGGTGCCTTCAAGCGCGGCGACAACATCGTGCTTGTCGTCTTCGGAGCCGGCCTGACATGGGCCGCGGCTGCGGTGCGGTGGTAG
- the uvrA gene encoding excinuclease ABC subunit UvrA: protein MPGKKKTPDKQPVIALRGCRQHNLRGIDLDIPLGKLTVVTGPSGSGKSSLAFHTLYAEGQRRYVETFSPYVRQFFDRMDKPLVDSIEGIPPAIAIEQKNHVRTTRSTVGTLTEINDYLKLLYARLAIGYDPRTGEKIQPDSPESAAEWATENLSGENVLITFPIPIPSGTEPAELFPFLGSQGYLRVLINGETCRTDEAPPADMPPLRAAILVIQDRLKVTKANQSRLLEALEAAFHLGKGHATISHPKTPRTFTTTWTNPKTGFTLRAPTPALFSFNSPLGACPQCRGFGRVIGIDLEKSVPDPSLSIRQGAIKPFQGDRGEECQRDLVRNCRERDIDLNTPWEEFDNDTREWIYYGDRRTSTPEELEELWQSGGWYGVKGFFDWLETKAYKMHVRVFLSRYRSYTTCDACRGKRLQPESLCFKIEGKSLPDLWALPISELLPFSSSLLTDHSAPSTDSTLRLVLTEIQSRLHYLDQVGLGYLTLDRQTRTLSGGEVERVNLTTCLGASLTGTLFVLDEPTVGLHPRDIDRLVGVMQGLRDKGNTLVVVEHEQTVMEAADNLVDIGPGAGQHGGTVIFHGDAKDSSLLTSHSALGTIPWLKGEKSIAIPKKRRKPGKQKLQFKGASRHNIRKLDAEIPLGLFVCLTGVSGSGKSTFAHEILYLNIARKLGIETNEDPAPLKEMLGTQHLCGVELVDQTAVARTPRSTPAVFLGAFDPIRQLFACTDDAKAHDLKTGFFSFNSGEGRCDRCAGNGYEKVEMQFLSDLYVTCPDCEGKRYKPSTLEYLYRGRSIHDILSFTVTEAIGFYENKKGIPPSHAKRHHQIIQLLSPLVEVGLGYLKLGQALNTLSGGESQRLKLCQLLAGSSGGNKLLILDEPTTGLHFSDIENLLAVFQKLVDSGHSLLVIEHNLDVIKSADWILDLGPEAGKNGGQVIAEGSPETVAKADTPTAAYLRSALKGPRASAPASKALPLITDHPALITLRGARHHNLKNISVDIPRDKLVVISGLSGSGKSTLAFDILFAEGQRRFLDSMSAYARQFAEQLEKPEIDQLQGLPPTVAIEQRVSQGGGKSTVATVTELWNFIRLLYSKLGTIHCPDCHVPVEKQSLAAIEKTIRAEIKKSPVKILAPLIRGKKGYHTEIAQWAIKQGFTTLLVDRQFKSAEDFTRLERFVEHDIDVVVADSSLPTSHSALGTQISRALEIGKGLIKLFTADKKFTLLSTSSSCPSCNRSFEELDPRLFSFNSPHGWCRVCRGHGKIPKRHRHLDTSRFDSVLEAELDADRSIDRMENDELIECPSCHGSRINPVGSAVQLNGTAISELSSLSINESSAHFSKLKIPGSREKLIARDILPEISQRLSFLQEVGLGYLHLNRSGNTLSGGESQRIRLAAQLGSNLRGVLYVLDEPTIGLHPRDNAALLKTLVALRDQGNSLIIVEHDEDTITAADHLIDLGPGAGRLGGEIVYEGKPPQVPSDQSSVISGRGKKQSTRSSLITDHSALATSPTYRALANPITHPIRGSRRNIPKSHQFLKIKGCTANNLKDIDAAIPLARLTALTGISGSGKSTLMHRCIAAAFDKKAKNKPFRYATGNKDIKSVYEVDQSPIGKTSRSCPATYVKVFDHIRSLFAQLPDSRMRGFDASRFSFNTDGGRCPQCKGNGRVKLEMDFLPSAWVHCDECDGMRYNPATLEVTFRDKNIGEVLEMTIDEASAFFESQPRISHPLKLMADTGLGYLQLGQASPTLSGGEAQRIKLVSELIKGRGMKATLNNAQLKTRNLYLIEEPTVGLHLEDVKRLIDILHRLVEEGHTVVVIEHHMAVAAEADWIIDIGPEAGENGGKIVAQGTPEKVAKSKTSRTAPFLKNALEGYKA, encoded by the coding sequence GTGCCCGGAAAGAAGAAAACACCTGACAAACAACCAGTTATCGCACTCCGCGGCTGCCGCCAGCATAACCTCCGGGGCATCGACCTCGATATCCCGCTCGGGAAACTCACGGTTGTCACCGGCCCATCGGGTTCCGGGAAATCCTCGCTCGCTTTCCACACCCTCTATGCCGAGGGACAGCGGCGCTACGTCGAGACTTTTTCCCCCTACGTCCGGCAATTCTTCGACCGCATGGACAAGCCGCTGGTCGATTCCATCGAGGGCATCCCGCCGGCCATCGCCATCGAGCAGAAAAACCATGTTCGCACCACCCGCTCAACGGTCGGCACACTCACGGAGATCAACGACTACCTCAAGCTCCTCTACGCCCGCCTCGCCATCGGCTACGACCCGAGAACCGGCGAAAAAATCCAGCCCGACTCCCCGGAATCCGCCGCCGAATGGGCGACAGAAAATCTTTCCGGCGAAAACGTCCTGATCACCTTTCCCATCCCGATCCCGTCCGGCACCGAACCGGCCGAACTTTTCCCATTCCTCGGCTCCCAGGGCTACCTCCGAGTCCTCATCAACGGTGAAACCTGCCGCACCGACGAAGCGCCGCCCGCCGACATGCCTCCCCTCCGCGCCGCGATCCTGGTCATCCAGGACAGGCTCAAGGTCACCAAGGCAAACCAATCCCGGCTCCTCGAAGCGCTCGAAGCCGCCTTCCACCTCGGAAAAGGCCACGCCACCATCTCCCACCCGAAAACCCCGCGAACCTTCACCACCACCTGGACCAACCCGAAAACCGGCTTCACCCTCCGCGCCCCGACCCCCGCCCTCTTCTCCTTCAACTCCCCCCTCGGCGCCTGCCCCCAGTGCCGTGGCTTCGGGCGCGTCATCGGGATCGACCTCGAGAAATCCGTCCCCGACCCCTCACTCTCAATCAGGCAGGGAGCCATCAAGCCTTTCCAAGGAGACCGTGGTGAGGAATGCCAGCGCGACCTCGTCCGCAACTGCCGCGAACGCGACATCGACCTCAACACACCGTGGGAGGAGTTCGACAACGACACCCGCGAATGGATCTACTACGGAGACCGTAGGACAAGCACCCCCGAGGAGCTTGAGGAACTCTGGCAATCCGGAGGATGGTACGGAGTCAAAGGCTTCTTCGATTGGCTGGAAACCAAAGCCTATAAGATGCATGTCCGCGTCTTCCTCTCCCGCTACCGCTCCTACACCACCTGCGACGCGTGCCGCGGAAAACGCCTCCAGCCCGAGTCCCTTTGTTTCAAAATCGAAGGAAAATCCCTCCCCGATCTCTGGGCGCTCCCCATCAGCGAACTCCTCCCCTTCTCCTCTTCGCTGCTCACTGATCACTCGGCACCCAGCACTGATTCCACACTCAGGCTCGTCCTCACAGAAATCCAATCCCGCCTCCACTACCTCGACCAGGTCGGACTGGGATACCTCACCCTCGACCGCCAGACCCGCACCCTCTCCGGCGGCGAGGTCGAACGCGTCAACCTCACCACCTGCCTCGGTGCATCCCTCACCGGAACGCTCTTCGTCCTCGACGAGCCTACCGTCGGCCTCCATCCCCGCGACATCGACCGGCTTGTCGGCGTGATGCAAGGCCTGCGCGACAAGGGAAACACCCTCGTTGTCGTCGAGCACGAGCAGACCGTCATGGAGGCCGCCGACAACCTCGTGGACATCGGCCCCGGAGCCGGCCAACACGGCGGCACGGTCATCTTCCACGGCGACGCAAAAGACTCTTCGCTTCTCACTTCTCACTCGGCACTCGGCACGATTCCCTGGCTCAAGGGCGAAAAATCCATCGCCATCCCGAAAAAGCGCCGCAAACCCGGGAAGCAAAAGCTCCAGTTCAAAGGCGCATCCCGCCACAACATCCGCAAGCTTGACGCGGAGATCCCGCTCGGGCTCTTCGTCTGCCTCACCGGCGTTTCCGGATCAGGGAAATCCACCTTCGCCCACGAGATCCTCTACCTGAACATCGCCCGCAAGCTCGGCATCGAGACCAACGAAGATCCTGCACCGCTGAAGGAGATGCTAGGAACCCAGCATCTATGTGGCGTCGAACTCGTGGACCAGACCGCCGTCGCCCGCACCCCGCGCTCCACGCCGGCCGTCTTCCTCGGTGCCTTCGATCCCATCCGCCAGCTCTTCGCCTGCACGGACGACGCGAAGGCGCACGACCTGAAAACCGGCTTCTTCTCGTTCAACTCAGGCGAAGGCCGCTGCGACCGCTGCGCTGGCAACGGCTATGAGAAGGTGGAGATGCAGTTCCTCTCCGACCTCTACGTCACCTGCCCGGATTGCGAAGGGAAGCGCTACAAACCCTCCACCCTCGAATATCTATACAGGGGGAGATCCATCCACGACATCCTCAGCTTCACCGTTACCGAAGCCATCGGATTTTATGAAAACAAAAAGGGCATCCCACCTTCACATGCCAAGCGGCACCACCAGATCATCCAGCTCCTCTCCCCACTCGTCGAGGTCGGCCTCGGTTACCTGAAGCTGGGGCAGGCGCTCAACACACTCTCCGGCGGCGAATCCCAGCGCCTCAAGCTCTGCCAACTGCTCGCCGGTTCATCGGGCGGCAACAAACTCCTCATCCTCGACGAGCCCACCACCGGCCTGCATTTCTCCGACATCGAGAACCTCCTCGCCGTCTTCCAGAAGCTCGTCGATTCCGGCCACTCCCTCCTCGTCATCGAGCACAACCTCGACGTCATCAAATCCGCCGACTGGATCCTAGACCTCGGCCCCGAAGCGGGCAAGAACGGCGGCCAGGTCATCGCCGAAGGCTCACCCGAAACAGTCGCAAAAGCCGACACACCGACCGCCGCCTACCTCCGCAGCGCGTTGAAGGGGCCGCGGGCTTCAGCCCCCGCTTCAAAAGCCCTTCCACTGATCACTGATCACCCGGCACTGATCACTCTCCGGGGCGCCCGCCACCACAACCTCAAGAACATCTCCGTCGACATCCCCCGCGACAAGCTCGTCGTCATCTCCGGCCTCTCCGGATCCGGGAAATCCACCCTCGCATTCGACATCCTCTTCGCCGAAGGCCAGCGCCGCTTCCTCGACAGCATGTCCGCCTACGCCCGCCAGTTCGCGGAGCAACTGGAGAAACCCGAAATCGACCAGCTCCAGGGTCTCCCCCCAACCGTCGCGATCGAGCAGCGCGTCTCCCAGGGCGGCGGCAAATCGACCGTCGCCACGGTCACCGAGCTCTGGAACTTCATCCGCCTTCTCTACTCAAAACTCGGCACCATCCACTGCCCCGACTGCCACGTCCCGGTCGAAAAGCAGTCCCTCGCCGCCATCGAGAAAACGATCCGTGCTGAGATAAAAAAGAGCCCGGTGAAAATCCTCGCCCCCCTCATCCGCGGCAAAAAGGGCTACCACACGGAAATCGCCCAATGGGCCATCAAACAAGGTTTCACCACACTCCTGGTGGACCGTCAGTTCAAGTCCGCGGAGGATTTCACCCGCCTAGAGCGCTTCGTAGAACACGATATCGACGTAGTCGTCGCAGACTCTTCACTTCCCACTTCTCACTCGGCACTCGGCACCCAAATCTCCCGCGCGCTCGAAATCGGCAAAGGCCTAATCAAACTCTTCACCGCCGACAAAAAGTTCACCCTCCTCTCAACCAGCAGCAGCTGCCCTTCCTGCAACCGCTCCTTCGAGGAACTCGATCCCCGCCTGTTCAGCTTCAACTCCCCGCATGGCTGGTGCCGGGTATGCCGGGGGCACGGCAAGATCCCGAAGCGCCACCGCCATCTCGACACCTCCCGCTTCGATTCCGTCCTCGAAGCCGAGCTCGACGCCGACCGCTCGATCGACCGCATGGAGAACGACGAACTCATCGAATGCCCCTCCTGCCACGGCTCGCGCATCAACCCCGTCGGCTCCGCCGTCCAGCTGAATGGGACGGCCATCTCGGAGCTATCCAGCCTTTCCATCAACGAATCCTCCGCCCATTTCAGCAAACTCAAGATCCCCGGCTCCCGCGAAAAGCTCATCGCCCGCGACATCCTCCCAGAGATCAGCCAGCGTCTGAGTTTTCTCCAGGAGGTCGGCCTCGGCTACCTTCACCTCAACCGCTCCGGAAACACCCTCTCCGGCGGCGAGTCCCAGCGCATCCGCCTCGCCGCCCAGCTCGGTTCAAACCTCCGCGGCGTCCTCTACGTCCTCGACGAGCCCACCATCGGCCTCCACCCGCGCGACAACGCCGCACTCCTCAAAACTTTGGTGGCCCTCCGCGACCAAGGCAACTCCCTCATCATCGTGGAGCACGACGAGGATACGATTACGGCTGCCGATCACTTGATCGATCTCGGGCCGGGGGCGGGGCGACTGGGTGGTGAAATCGTTTACGAAGGAAAGCCGCCGCAAGTGCCGAGTGATCAGTCATCAGTGATCAGTGGAAGAGGAAAGAAGCAGAGCACACGGTCTTCACTGATCACTGATCACTCGGCACTTGCCACCTCCCCCACTTACCGCGCCCTCGCCAACCCGATCACCCATCCCATCCGCGGTTCACGCCGCAACATCCCGAAATCCCACCAGTTCCTGAAAATCAAGGGCTGCACCGCCAACAACCTCAAGGATATCGACGCCGCCATCCCCCTCGCCCGCCTCACCGCTCTAACAGGCATTTCCGGTTCCGGGAAATCGACGTTGATGCACCGGTGCATCGCTGCCGCCTTTGACAAGAAGGCGAAGAACAAACCCTTCCGGTACGCCACCGGAAACAAGGACATCAAATCCGTCTACGAGGTCGACCAATCCCCGATCGGGAAAACGTCCCGCTCCTGCCCGGCGACGTATGTGAAAGTCTTCGACCACATCCGCTCCCTCTTCGCCCAGCTTCCCGATTCCCGGATGCGCGGCTTCGACGCCTCGCGCTTTTCCTTCAACACCGATGGCGGCCGCTGCCCCCAATGCAAGGGCAACGGCCGGGTGAAACTGGAGATGGATTTCCTGCCGTCCGCCTGGGTGCATTGCGACGAGTGCGACGGGATGCGCTACAACCCCGCCACCCTCGAGGTCACCTTCCGGGACAAGAACATCGGTGAGGTGCTGGAGATGACCATCGACGAGGCATCCGCCTTCTTCGAATCCCAGCCGCGCATCTCCCACCCCCTGAAACTCATGGCCGACACCGGCCTCGGCTACCTCCAACTCGGCCAAGCCTCCCCCACCCTCTCCGGCGGCGAAGC
- a CDS encoding class I SAM-dependent methyltransferase, which yields MERKDRDGRSGGGFFPKKTEAGKFPVKRSLGKEQGWDGVAGWYDKLVGADGSDYHQNVILPGVMDLLRVKRAESVVDVCCGQGVLVRHLLGAGASRVFGVDASVKLIAAARQRHGGGGNVSFMVADACAPGDWADGSFDAAACVMAVHDVPDAAGLMRNLAAALKPGGRVAIVMMHPCFRIPQESHWGWDGDQKIQFRRLDKYGKALEIGIKTRPGLGTEECTVFHHRPLAEVISEMGKAGLGVTECTELFSHRRSQGGGPFSKAEHLAAEQFPLFLGLGAVRL from the coding sequence ATGGAGCGCAAGGATCGCGATGGCAGGAGTGGAGGCGGCTTTTTCCCGAAAAAGACCGAGGCCGGGAAATTTCCGGTAAAACGGTCCCTGGGAAAAGAGCAGGGCTGGGACGGGGTTGCCGGCTGGTATGACAAGCTGGTGGGGGCGGATGGTTCGGACTACCATCAGAACGTCATTTTGCCGGGGGTGATGGATTTGCTTCGGGTGAAACGGGCTGAATCGGTCGTGGATGTCTGCTGCGGCCAAGGTGTCCTGGTGAGGCATTTGCTGGGGGCGGGTGCGTCGCGGGTTTTTGGGGTGGATGCGAGTGTCAAGCTGATCGCTGCGGCACGGCAGCGGCATGGTGGCGGAGGAAATGTTTCGTTCATGGTGGCGGACGCCTGTGCGCCGGGGGATTGGGCGGATGGTAGCTTTGATGCGGCGGCCTGCGTGATGGCAGTCCACGATGTGCCGGACGCGGCGGGACTTATGAGAAACCTGGCGGCGGCGTTGAAACCCGGGGGGCGGGTTGCGATCGTGATGATGCATCCGTGTTTCAGAATTCCACAGGAAAGCCACTGGGGTTGGGATGGGGATCAGAAGATCCAGTTCCGACGCCTCGACAAGTATGGAAAGGCGCTGGAGATCGGGATCAAGACGAGGCCTGGGCTGGGTACCGAGGAGTGCACTGTTTTCCATCACAGGCCGCTGGCGGAAGTGATTTCAGAAATGGGCAAGGCCGGACTGGGTGTGACGGAATGCACGGAACTGTTCTCGCACCGCAGGTCACAGGGAGGCGGGCCGTTCAGCAAGGCCGAACATCTCGCTGCTGAGCAATTTCCGCTTTTCCTGGGCTTGGGGGCGGTGAGGCTTTGA
- a CDS encoding divalent-cation tolerance protein CutA: MGGNGHAGDGLMLVLCTFPDLEAARRIGSALVSGGLAACVNLVPKVESMYLWKGEMQTENEVLAIFKIVAGGFAEFEQGLLGMHPYEVPEILGIEADAVNAGYLGWALGGN; encoded by the coding sequence ATGGGCGGTAACGGCCATGCAGGGGACGGCTTGATGCTTGTCCTCTGCACATTTCCCGATCTGGAAGCGGCGCGCAGGATCGGCAGCGCGCTCGTCTCCGGTGGCCTCGCCGCCTGCGTGAACCTTGTCCCCAAGGTGGAATCCATGTATCTTTGGAAAGGGGAGATGCAGACAGAAAACGAGGTGCTCGCGATCTTCAAGATCGTGGCGGGAGGGTTTGCGGAGTTTGAGCAAGGCCTTTTGGGAATGCATCCCTATGAGGTTCCGGAGATCCTTGGCATTGAGGCGGATGCGGTGAACGCGGGCTACCTCGGCTGGGCTCTTGGCGGGAACTAG